Proteins from a single region of Stigmatopora argus isolate UIUO_Sarg unplaced genomic scaffold, RoL_Sarg_1.0 HiC_scaffold_72, whole genome shotgun sequence:
- the LOC144070426 gene encoding LOW QUALITY PROTEIN: NADH-ubiquinone oxidoreductase chain 2-like (The sequence of the model RefSeq protein was modified relative to this genomic sequence to represent the inferred CDS: substituted 5 bases at 5 genomic stop codons), whose product MGLEISTLAIIPVIAQHRHPRSVEATTKYFLTQATAAAIILFACSTNAXITGQWTINQMYHPLPLTIIILAVAFKIGLAPLHTXLPEVLQGLDLSTGIILSTXQKLAPFALISQLPPQVIPVLTGLAVLSTLVGGXGGLNQTQLRKILAYSSIAHLGXITLILQYSQTLALFALITYIFITISAFELFKVNNSTSIIILTISWTKSPALTALTPLIILSLAGLPPMTGFGPK is encoded by the coding sequence ATGGGTCTAGAAATCAGCACATTAGCTATTATCCCGGTAATAGCCCAACACCGCCACCCTCGCTCAGTAGAAGCAACTACTAAGTACTTCCTGACGCAGGCAACCGCCGCCGCTATAATCTTGTTTGCCTGCTCTACTAACGCATGAATAACAGGACAATGGACTATTAACCAAATGTACCACCCCCTCCCTCTCACAATCATCATCTTGGCTGTTGCCTTTAAAATCGGATTGGCCCCCTTACACACTTGACTCCCTGAAGTCCTACAAGGGCTAGACCTAAGTACTGGAATAATCCTGTCCACCTGACAAAAACTCGCACCTTTCGCCCTTATTTCACAACTCCCCCCTCAAGTAATACCAGTCTTAACAGGGCTGGCTGTCTTATCAACTCTAGTGGGAGGGTGAGGGGGTCTAAACCAAACCCAACTACGCAAAATTCTTGCATACTCCTCCATCGCACACTTAGGCTGAATCACCCTTATTCTCCAATACTCCCAAACCCTAGCACTATTTGCCCTGATCACTTACATCTTTATAACCATTTCTGCCTTTGAACTCTTCAAAGTTAATAACTCCACATctattattatattaacaatCTCGTGGACAAAGTCCCCCGCATTAACTGCACTTACTCCTTTAATTATACTATCTTTGGCAGGGCTGCCCCCCATGACAGGGTTTGGTCCTAAATGA
- the LOC144070422 gene encoding LOW QUALITY PROTEIN: NADH-ubiquinone oxidoreductase chain 6-like (The sequence of the model RefSeq protein was modified relative to this genomic sequence to represent the inferred CDS: substituted 1 base at 1 genomic stop codon), translated as MIYFMLFLLIGLVVGVIAVASNPSPYFAALGLVIVSGVGCGMMISHGGPFLSLILFLIYLGGMLVVFAYSAALAAEPYPESWVSESVVFYSCGYSLGVVFVIGLFADKWSKYSXVPSDELYEFSVFRGDMLGVGVMYGPGGAILIIGAWVLLLTLFVVLELTRGLGRGALRVV; from the coding sequence atgatttattttatgcTGTTTTTGCTTATTGGGTTGGTTGTGGGGGTTATTGCTGTGGCATCAAACCCGTCCCCTTATTTTGCTGCGTTGGGGTTAGTTATTGTGTCAGGGGTAGGCTGTGGAATGATGATTAGTCATGGGGGGCCGTTTCTATCCTTAATCTTATTCTTAATTTATTTAGGTGGCATGCTTGTAGTTTTTGCATACTCAGCAGCCTTGGCTGCCGAGCCGTACCCTGAGAGCTGGGTTAGTGAGTCGGTTGTTTTTTATTCGTGCGGCTACTCTTTAGGGGTGGTTTTCGTGATAGGTTTATTTGCTGATAAGTGGTCTAAGTATTCTTGAGTTCCCTCAGATGAGTTATACGAATTTTCTGTTTTTCGGGGGGATATGTTGGGGGTGGGTGTAATGTATGGCCCCGGAGGGGCTATACTTATTATTGGGGCGTGGGTATTACTTTTAACTTTGTTTGTGGTGTTGGAGCTGACTCGCGGGCTTGGTCGAGGGGCTTTACGTGTTGTTTAG